Proteins from a single region of Salinibacter grassmerensis:
- a CDS encoding Wzz/FepE/Etk N-terminal domain-containing protein produces MSLLDILLVLARHKPLIVRTVLVFALLGVTYALLAPEKFKSEARVVREAQTEGGGDLPGGISPGALSGFGISLGGSASGLTPAAFPDVLQSREVRLAVVRDTFRFPDAGQPMTYVDYMNRPAGPLSTVMNYTLWLPWTLKSALRDAISGSPAPAGTTDAGEPMIPSEDEDAALKSVSEKISASVNEETGLMTISVTAGGPQLASAFAESFLDHFTTRVREIRTEKVRERLQFVEGRFVEAEQELEAAEDELAQFLERNQNPTTATLQFRRDRLQRQVRFKEELYSSLQSQLTQTRLDLQRRQPVVTVVEKSVPPMQRSAPKRTQIVLIFFALGGALGIGGAFGKSFIEQTEESSEEREKIEEVKRNLVPERWHEKV; encoded by the coding sequence GTGTCCCTGCTGGACATCCTGCTCGTCCTGGCCCGTCATAAGCCCCTCATCGTGCGGACGGTGCTTGTCTTCGCATTGCTGGGCGTTACCTATGCTTTGCTGGCGCCGGAGAAATTCAAGTCGGAAGCGCGGGTGGTGCGGGAAGCGCAAACGGAGGGGGGGGGTGATCTGCCAGGGGGGATTTCACCAGGGGCGCTCTCGGGATTTGGCATTAGTCTGGGAGGGAGTGCGAGTGGTCTCACGCCGGCGGCTTTTCCGGACGTGCTGCAGAGCCGCGAGGTACGGCTGGCCGTGGTGCGAGATACGTTCCGCTTTCCGGACGCCGGGCAACCGATGACGTATGTCGACTACATGAACCGCCCGGCGGGGCCGCTGAGCACGGTGATGAACTACACACTCTGGTTGCCCTGGACGCTCAAGAGTGCGCTCAGGGATGCCATCTCGGGATCTCCGGCACCGGCGGGAACGACGGACGCGGGGGAGCCGATGATTCCGAGTGAGGACGAGGATGCGGCGTTAAAGTCCGTCTCCGAGAAAATATCGGCGTCGGTGAATGAGGAGACGGGTTTGATGACCATTTCGGTGACGGCTGGGGGGCCGCAGCTGGCGTCGGCCTTCGCGGAAAGCTTCCTCGATCACTTCACGACGCGGGTGCGGGAGATTCGGACGGAAAAGGTGCGGGAGCGGTTGCAGTTTGTGGAGGGTCGCTTTGTGGAAGCTGAGCAGGAGCTGGAAGCAGCGGAGGACGAGCTGGCGCAATTTTTGGAGCGCAATCAGAACCCGACGACGGCAACTCTCCAGTTTCGCCGGGATCGTCTTCAGCGGCAGGTCCGCTTTAAAGAAGAACTATATAGCAGTCTTCAGAGTCAACTGACGCAGACACGGCTCGATCTTCAGCGTCGTCAGCCCGTGGTAACGGTGGTCGAGAAGTCGGTACCCCCGATGCAACGGAGTGCGCCGAAGCGTACTCAGATTGTCTTGATCTTTTTTGCCCTAGGTGGAGCTCTTGGAATCGGTGGAGCATTCGGAAAATCGTTCATCGAGCAGACTGAAGAGAGCTCCGAAGAGCGTGAGAAAATCGAGGAGGTAAAAAGGAATCTCGTTCCGGAACGGTGGCATGAGAAAGTATAA
- a CDS encoding sulfotransferase, translating into MSFLVEKAKKEGIASAAKFLLNRGVRALQNWKPVWTPRRTYIPLDSVSIERPVFFLGTQGGGLTLVSRTLRRSGQFVMIGGGSAFWMGNDEMDKFHVGHESLPDEMALRSPGYHNMTGREEDHPIFGLERSWAYATDELLPRYRMTRDDYSEKLEREFKNFIRRSIRAYSEDGRESRFLDMSQSYSLKVPLLREFFPEAKFIVVTRNPYVMCWREVTRRPDHKYRLWNKRPSFEEGLRLAAQHWGNTYRIALDDLGARDDWIRIKFEKFLEEPKEKIREMSVLCGLKFKDNMLPSENDKIPLGSKASKKWHPIRKTINKKYKNEISKEAKCIINEEINKEIEKTDY; encoded by the coding sequence ATGTCATTCTTAGTTGAGAAGGCGAAAAAAGAGGGCATAGCGAGCGCAGCTAAATTTCTGCTCAATCGTGGGGTGAGGGCCCTGCAGAATTGGAAGCCGGTTTGGACGCCACGCCGGACGTACATTCCCCTCGACTCCGTGAGTATCGAGCGTCCTGTCTTTTTTCTGGGCACTCAAGGAGGGGGACTTACTCTTGTTTCTCGGACACTGCGTCGGAGTGGCCAGTTCGTCATGATCGGAGGTGGATCAGCCTTTTGGATGGGCAATGACGAGATGGATAAATTTCACGTTGGACATGAATCACTGCCCGACGAAATGGCCCTACGAAGTCCAGGCTACCACAACATGACAGGCCGAGAGGAGGATCACCCCATATTCGGATTGGAGCGTAGCTGGGCATACGCCACGGACGAGTTGCTTCCGCGCTACCGGATGACTCGCGACGATTACTCGGAGAAACTCGAGCGGGAGTTCAAAAACTTCATTCGGCGTAGTATCAGGGCGTACTCGGAGGACGGAAGGGAGTCGCGTTTCCTAGATATGTCACAGAGCTACTCGCTGAAGGTCCCCCTTCTGCGAGAATTCTTTCCTGAGGCAAAGTTCATTGTTGTGACTCGAAATCCCTATGTGATGTGCTGGCGTGAAGTGACTCGCCGCCCAGATCATAAATATCGTCTATGGAACAAGCGGCCATCTTTCGAAGAAGGGCTTCGCTTGGCCGCACAGCACTGGGGAAACACTTACCGAATCGCACTCGATGATTTGGGAGCTAGGGATGACTGGATCAGAATTAAGTTTGAGAAGTTTCTGGAAGAACCCAAAGAAAAGATAAGGGAAATGTCAGTTCTTTGTGGGTTGAAATTTAAGGATAATATGTTGCCAAGCGAGAATGATAAAATTCCTTTAGGTTCGAAAGCATCCAAAAAGTGGCACCCTATAAGAAAGACAATAAACAAAAAATACAAAAATGAAATAAGTAAAGAGGCTAAATGTATAATAAACGAGGAAATAAATAAAGAAATTGAAAAGACAGATTACTAA
- a CDS encoding oligosaccharide flippase family protein, giving the protein MQKNFRDLKEFFSSEASRSANWLVSGGVLRAGIAFLANLALVRLLSPEDFGRFAIIQADISLVAAIVNFQTGPLIVQAPEEHLEPYQLSRYTGALIVETLLITGGGIITLWVLDLITLGAVVLLGSSLMSIWIDTEVKLYERNFEYKNITYVETTAHVLSRSFAVLGAFFGMGPLVLYLRKAIKQTIVFEGLRQLGGLTSLPFRWLSLKDWEIHIRRLSGFWADGLLERMFDRVTVMILGRVAGEETTGYFYQARRLAIIPNQILRPFSYRMAFNYFSNRISEDERYSTLWRGLAIEGGVLAILAAACWLLADPIVPWLFGEEWSSVVPMLIAMIGVIIGMPIFGTVQVYLKAIDKVTTFIVWGRGVQYTMIIIAASLAAIDLLNAGVLLSAGLSAGFIGGAIASWGVIHYHYSKVQK; this is encoded by the coding sequence GTGCAGAAAAATTTCCGCGATTTAAAAGAGTTCTTCTCGAGTGAGGCATCCAGGAGCGCCAACTGGTTGGTGAGTGGAGGAGTACTTCGGGCAGGAATTGCTTTTCTAGCCAATCTTGCTCTTGTTCGTCTTCTTTCACCAGAGGACTTTGGTCGATTTGCGATTATTCAAGCAGACATCAGTCTTGTGGCGGCCATTGTAAACTTTCAGACGGGTCCTCTGATCGTACAAGCTCCAGAAGAACACTTGGAGCCTTACCAATTGAGCCGCTATACCGGTGCTTTGATTGTCGAAACTTTGCTCATTACAGGTGGAGGGATTATAACCTTATGGGTCTTAGACCTAATTACGCTGGGGGCAGTGGTACTCCTCGGCTCTTCACTGATGTCTATTTGGATCGATACGGAGGTCAAACTCTACGAGCGGAACTTCGAGTATAAAAACATTACCTACGTTGAAACGACCGCTCACGTCCTGAGTCGGTCGTTCGCTGTTCTGGGTGCTTTTTTCGGAATGGGGCCTCTCGTGTTGTATTTGAGAAAAGCTATTAAGCAGACCATCGTCTTTGAGGGACTTCGCCAACTTGGTGGCCTCACTTCACTGCCTTTCCGCTGGCTTTCGTTGAAAGACTGGGAAATACATATTCGTCGATTGAGTGGATTCTGGGCTGACGGGCTTTTGGAACGCATGTTTGACCGAGTCACCGTGATGATCCTTGGAAGGGTTGCGGGGGAGGAAACGACAGGATACTTTTATCAAGCGAGAAGGCTTGCCATTATTCCGAATCAGATCCTCCGTCCTTTTTCTTACAGGATGGCCTTTAACTATTTCAGTAATCGGATATCCGAGGATGAAAGATATTCGACGCTTTGGAGGGGACTCGCCATTGAAGGGGGGGTCCTTGCCATTTTGGCTGCAGCATGCTGGTTACTAGCTGATCCCATTGTCCCGTGGCTTTTTGGGGAGGAATGGAGTTCCGTTGTACCTATGCTTATTGCCATGATAGGGGTCATTATAGGAATGCCAATCTTCGGAACAGTACAGGTATATTTGAAAGCAATAGATAAAGTCACAACCTTTATAGTATGGGGGAGGGGTGTTCAGTACACTATGATTATAATAGCGGCCTCCTTAGCAGCGATCGACTTGTTGAATGCAGGAGTTCTTCTCTCGGCAGGTCTTTCAGCGGGCTTTATTGGAGGGGCTATTGCCTCTTGGGGAGTCATACATTACCACTACAGTAAAGTACAAAAATAA
- a CDS encoding glycosyltransferase family 4 protein, with protein sequence MANQLHKRGCLRSLVTSYPASEAEKFGVPKDRIHSLPHYEALQRILGRFSGWIPKLHKFEYWVKKRFENAAARHISENDDIFVGLSGVSERGLKRAKKLDIIPILERGSSHVEYQKRLLKEEVEREGIDIDMPSNKYVEKEKREYEKSDLIIVPSKFVKKSFLDKGIKESKVHNIPFGVDVEEFSPVEKKDDIFRVVFAGQMMLRKGVHYLLKAFSELDLPNSELLLIGSKRPEIDPYFKKYEGSFRFVGHKPQKELYKYYSQGTVFAMCSIEEGLAMVQPQAMACGLPLICTPNTGGSDLIREEKEGFVIPIRDVKALKEKIQWCYENRGECTEMGRRAKNRIHSNFTWDDYGDRVFKKYSEIINNNER encoded by the coding sequence TTGGCTAATCAACTTCATAAAAGAGGTTGTCTACGTAGTCTCGTTACAAGCTATCCTGCAAGTGAGGCAGAGAAGTTTGGCGTTCCAAAAGATCGAATACATTCACTTCCACACTACGAGGCGCTGCAACGAATTTTGGGACGCTTTTCAGGATGGATACCTAAGCTCCATAAGTTTGAGTATTGGGTAAAAAAGAGGTTTGAAAACGCTGCAGCACGTCATATATCAGAAAATGATGATATATTTGTTGGTCTATCTGGTGTATCGGAGAGGGGACTGAAAAGAGCGAAAAAGTTAGATATTATACCTATACTAGAGCGAGGCTCGTCGCATGTAGAATATCAAAAAAGGTTGCTCAAAGAAGAGGTAGAGAGAGAGGGTATAGATATAGATATGCCTAGTAACAAATATGTAGAAAAAGAAAAAAGAGAGTACGAAAAATCTGACTTGATAATTGTTCCTTCTAAGTTCGTAAAAAAATCATTCTTAGATAAAGGTATTAAAGAATCGAAAGTACATAATATACCTTTTGGTGTAGATGTCGAGGAGTTTAGCCCCGTCGAGAAAAAAGATGATATATTTAGGGTGGTTTTTGCTGGCCAAATGATGCTACGAAAAGGAGTTCATTACCTTTTGAAGGCGTTCTCCGAGTTAGACTTGCCAAATTCGGAATTATTGTTGATTGGCTCCAAGAGACCTGAGATAGATCCTTATTTTAAAAAATATGAAGGCTCCTTCAGGTTTGTTGGTCACAAACCCCAAAAAGAGCTTTATAAGTACTATTCTCAAGGGACAGTTTTTGCTATGTGCTCGATTGAAGAGGGGTTGGCGATGGTGCAACCGCAGGCGATGGCCTGCGGACTTCCACTCATCTGCACTCCTAACACTGGGGGTAGTGACCTTATACGTGAAGAGAAAGAAGGATTTGTTATCCCTATTCGTGACGTGAAAGCTTTAAAAGAAAAAATACAATGGTGTTACGAGAACCGTGGCGAGTGTACCGAAATGGGGAGGAGGGCAAAGAATCGGATACACAGTAACTTTACCTGGGACGATTATGGGGACCGAGTTTTTAAAAAATACTCTGAAATAATAAATAATAATGAGAGATAA
- a CDS encoding CgeB family protein produces the protein MNKVPGLTQFWLSRWIRYTGALLLERLFLRAMQNSEKWEGEFDLVHVDDIAAVGPSAVEALRRKFGRVSCYVIDDPFGDRDGWKWRLFLKAVPEYDLITVVREPNVQEAYDHGAKDVLRVYRSADEVVHAPLELSKEEEKKWESKVAFIGTWFPERGPFMKRLIDRGVPLTIRGNDWEKADEWKDIEPHWAGTAVQGKDYTKALQCAEICLGLLSKGNRDLHTQRSIEIPYIGSLFCAERTEEHRYLYEEGEEAVFWDDADECADRCFELLADEDRRQAIAQEGQRRCIENGHFNEDVMKKIIERAKDRIL, from the coding sequence GTGAATAAGGTTCCTGGCCTTACACAGTTTTGGCTATCGCGGTGGATCCGGTACACAGGGGCGCTTCTCTTGGAGAGGCTGTTTCTGCGAGCAATGCAGAATAGCGAGAAGTGGGAGGGAGAATTCGACCTAGTTCACGTGGACGACATTGCTGCTGTGGGTCCCTCAGCAGTCGAAGCCCTCAGACGAAAATTCGGGCGAGTCTCTTGCTATGTTATCGACGATCCTTTTGGAGACCGCGACGGTTGGAAGTGGCGTCTCTTTTTAAAGGCAGTGCCAGAATATGATCTGATTACCGTAGTACGAGAGCCCAACGTGCAGGAGGCCTACGATCATGGAGCGAAGGATGTGCTTCGCGTCTACCGCAGCGCCGATGAGGTTGTGCACGCCCCATTGGAGTTAAGTAAGGAGGAGGAGAAGAAATGGGAGAGTAAGGTTGCATTCATAGGAACCTGGTTCCCTGAACGTGGGCCCTTTATGAAGCGATTGATTGATCGAGGTGTCCCTCTTACGATTCGTGGAAACGATTGGGAAAAAGCGGACGAATGGAAAGACATTGAGCCCCACTGGGCCGGGACAGCAGTGCAGGGAAAAGACTATACGAAGGCTCTGCAGTGTGCGGAGATTTGTTTGGGGCTCCTCTCGAAAGGGAATCGAGATCTCCACACACAGCGTTCAATTGAGATTCCATATATTGGAAGTTTGTTCTGTGCCGAACGGACGGAGGAACACCGTTATCTCTACGAGGAAGGGGAAGAGGCAGTCTTCTGGGACGACGCCGACGAGTGTGCGGACCGCTGTTTCGAGTTGCTTGCCGATGAAGATCGACGTCAAGCGATTGCACAGGAAGGACAGCGACGATGCATTGAGAATGGGCACTTTAATGAGGATGTTATGAAGAAGATAATCGAAAGAGCAAAGGATAGAATATTGTGA
- a CDS encoding glycosyltransferase family 4 protein codes for MKEEKRLAVIHTHPIQYLAPLYREVQRQGIPVTAIYASDFSIAGYEDEEFGTSVAWETDLLSGYEVRFLERSEEEGASSVSEASVGDLWRVLSEVEPDAIMLSAYYPQFHSLAFLITIAYTFGQDPKLLLRAETTDHAENRGQLTKILRDFLLSFLYSFCDHFAYIGRRSRNHYERLGMDEKSLSFSPYSVNTDVFSESEKEREELRREVRREIGSRNQFVLLYVGKISERKGVDLIIKAAGGLSDQERQEWTILFVGEGEMEDDLRREAQERRVDTHFAGFQKQSRLSRFYHAADAFVLPSRRGETWGLVVNEALHHGVPAIVSDQVGCAPDLIDEGTTGEVFRSGDVGELREAMVKVKSQHERGQEMRKKIRSYVGNYSIEESARGVVNALKREWE; via the coding sequence GTGAAGGAAGAGAAAAGACTTGCGGTAATCCATACCCATCCAATCCAGTACCTGGCCCCCCTCTATCGAGAAGTGCAGCGACAGGGGATTCCGGTCACGGCGATATACGCGTCGGATTTTAGCATAGCAGGCTATGAGGACGAAGAATTCGGAACGTCGGTCGCTTGGGAAACGGACCTGCTTTCTGGGTATGAGGTGCGCTTTCTTGAGAGAAGTGAGGAAGAAGGGGCGAGTTCGGTGAGTGAAGCGAGCGTAGGAGATCTCTGGCGAGTCTTGTCGGAGGTGGAGCCAGACGCGATAATGTTGTCAGCCTATTATCCCCAATTTCATAGCCTTGCCTTTTTGATCACGATCGCTTACACCTTCGGGCAAGACCCCAAGTTACTCCTTCGTGCAGAGACGACCGACCACGCCGAAAACCGAGGTCAACTAACGAAAATTTTGAGAGATTTTTTACTCTCTTTTCTATATAGTTTCTGTGATCACTTTGCCTACATTGGGAGGAGGTCAAGAAATCATTATGAAAGGCTCGGGATGGACGAAAAGTCTCTTTCATTCTCCCCCTACAGTGTCAACACTGATGTTTTCTCTGAAAGCGAAAAAGAAAGAGAAGAGTTACGAAGAGAGGTTCGGAGAGAAATTGGATCAAGAAATCAGTTTGTGCTTCTGTATGTCGGAAAGATTTCCGAAAGGAAAGGCGTCGATTTGATCATTAAGGCCGCTGGGGGCCTTAGTGATCAGGAACGGCAGGAATGGACTATTCTCTTTGTGGGAGAGGGGGAGATGGAAGACGACCTCCGTCGAGAGGCCCAGGAGAGAAGAGTTGATACACACTTTGCAGGTTTTCAGAAGCAAAGTCGTCTGAGTCGCTTCTACCACGCTGCGGATGCGTTTGTGCTTCCAAGTAGGAGAGGGGAAACGTGGGGATTAGTTGTGAACGAGGCCCTTCACCACGGTGTCCCCGCCATAGTTTCCGACCAGGTGGGATGTGCTCCCGATTTGATTGACGAAGGGACCACCGGTGAAGTCTTTCGTAGCGGAGACGTGGGTGAGTTGCGAGAGGCAATGGTGAAAGTAAAGTCTCAGCACGAAAGAGGACAAGAAATGAGGAAAAAAATACGCAGCTATGTGGGAAACTATAGCATAGAAGAATCAGCCAGGGGGGTTGTCAACGCGTTGAAGCGAGAATGGGAATAG
- a CDS encoding nucleotide sugar dehydrogenase: MATPDNMEVPDLDPPPSEDLSSNGAAKTTRSGSAAARQLAQRLDTTEATIGVVGLGYVGLPLAVEYATQGFETRGVDLDEDRVQRLNAGDNYIEDLDDEAIEGLVEMERLWATSHYDESEDVDVWFLCVPTPVTETNEPDSAYIEAATRSIAPHLRPGQLVVLKSTTYPGTTEDVVAPILREEGPSGLTLGEDVFLAFSPERIDPGNDEYTTANTPVVAGGVTEACTDLARRALGQIIADVHTVSGPKVAEMEKLLENIFRSVNIALANELAQLCERVDDLSMWEVVDAAATKPFGFMPFYPGPGVGGHCIPIDPHYLAKVAKTHDFETSFITLSAQVNEQMPRHVVDAVIEAIAREPVRLQDAEVLVLGVAFKGNVSDTRRSPANEIIRLLRAKDIGQVRYYDPHVDAHNVSEGTNGPAEEVPSIDLTPETLRHHEATVIVTDHDALDAGLVAEHAPAIVDTRNALGEIETPVLREKITLLGAG, encoded by the coding sequence ATGGCGACTCCTGACAACATGGAGGTCCCTGATCTCGACCCGCCGCCCTCGGAGGACCTCTCCTCCAACGGCGCCGCGAAGACGACTCGGTCCGGGTCCGCCGCGGCCCGGCAGTTGGCCCAGCGCCTCGATACGACCGAGGCGACCATCGGGGTCGTTGGGCTGGGGTATGTGGGGCTGCCGCTGGCGGTCGAGTACGCCACGCAAGGCTTCGAGACGCGGGGGGTGGACCTGGACGAGGACCGCGTCCAGCGCCTCAACGCGGGCGATAATTATATTGAGGACCTCGACGACGAGGCGATCGAGGGCCTGGTGGAAATGGAACGGTTGTGGGCCACGTCCCACTACGACGAGAGCGAGGACGTGGACGTGTGGTTTCTCTGCGTACCAACCCCCGTGACGGAGACCAACGAGCCGGACTCCGCTTACATCGAGGCGGCCACCCGCTCGATCGCGCCGCACCTTCGGCCCGGCCAGCTCGTGGTCCTGAAAAGCACCACCTACCCGGGCACGACGGAAGATGTCGTCGCGCCGATTCTGCGGGAGGAGGGGCCGAGCGGCCTGACACTGGGGGAGGATGTGTTTCTCGCGTTCAGCCCCGAGCGCATCGACCCGGGAAACGACGAGTACACGACCGCAAACACGCCCGTGGTAGCGGGGGGCGTGACAGAGGCCTGTACGGACCTGGCCCGACGGGCATTGGGGCAGATCATTGCCGACGTGCATACGGTTTCCGGCCCGAAGGTGGCCGAGATGGAAAAGCTCTTGGAGAACATCTTCCGGTCGGTCAACATCGCCCTGGCCAATGAGCTAGCCCAGCTCTGTGAACGGGTGGACGACCTGTCGATGTGGGAGGTGGTTGACGCGGCGGCGACGAAGCCGTTCGGGTTCATGCCGTTCTACCCCGGGCCGGGCGTGGGGGGACACTGCATCCCGATCGACCCGCACTACCTGGCAAAAGTGGCCAAGACGCACGACTTCGAGACGAGCTTCATCACCCTCTCCGCCCAGGTCAACGAGCAGATGCCGCGGCACGTGGTCGACGCGGTGATCGAGGCGATTGCCCGCGAGCCGGTGCGCCTGCAGGACGCGGAGGTGCTGGTGCTCGGCGTGGCGTTTAAGGGCAACGTATCCGACACGCGCCGCTCCCCCGCCAATGAAATTATCCGGTTGCTCCGGGCGAAAGACATCGGCCAGGTTCGGTACTATGATCCCCACGTCGACGCTCATAATGTGTCTGAGGGTACGAACGGACCGGCCGAAGAGGTGCCGTCGATCGACCTGACGCCCGAGACGCTCCGACACCACGAGGCGACGGTGATCGTGACGGACCACGACGCTTTGGACGCGGGCCTTGTCGCGGAGCATGCGCCGGCCATCGTCGACACCCGTAACGCGCTCGGCGAGATTGAAACTCCGGTGCTGCGAGAGAAGATCACGCTGCTGGGGGCGGGGTGA
- a CDS encoding sulfotransferase — MRDKEISVVYILSSGRSGSTLTDLLLGSLPGFWTLGEASMLPYELRDERSPCGCGNPISQCDFWDEVVPRISLDEDRPYPIGYFRESYSRRITLRWREVTSILSGSITSVQARAAREYGAVNAKYFAAVRAQASVEGSSTVEWLIDASKDPYRLYWLLYSGRFNLRVVHLTKDPRAYVYSMARGHDSYSVRDVIRWAGRWAVDNFIQSALTKIHFGDASVLHRRYEDIATHPSEMLSDIKKWLDVPGQLSRDEKKGLIRGYKNHAVSGNKMRWEDTKIELDEKWKRNLSENEKNMVWFVAGWLATLYGYER, encoded by the coding sequence ATGAGAGATAAGGAAATTTCCGTTGTATACATTTTGAGTAGTGGACGAAGCGGGTCCACGCTGACTGATCTGCTTCTTGGTTCCCTTCCCGGCTTTTGGACGCTGGGAGAGGCCTCGATGCTGCCTTATGAACTTCGCGATGAAAGATCACCATGCGGGTGTGGGAATCCGATTTCGCAGTGTGACTTTTGGGATGAGGTGGTTCCACGGATTTCTCTTGACGAGGATAGACCTTATCCGATCGGGTACTTCCGAGAAAGTTATTCTAGACGGATAACACTCCGATGGCGTGAAGTGACCTCCATACTCAGTGGAAGTATCACCTCAGTTCAGGCCCGGGCAGCTCGAGAGTATGGAGCGGTAAATGCTAAGTATTTTGCTGCTGTCAGAGCACAGGCATCGGTTGAAGGTAGCAGCACAGTCGAATGGCTGATAGATGCCTCGAAGGATCCGTACCGTCTATATTGGCTTCTTTACTCCGGAAGATTCAACCTCCGGGTCGTACATTTGACGAAAGATCCTAGAGCGTACGTTTATTCGATGGCACGCGGGCATGACTCGTATTCGGTTCGCGACGTTATACGATGGGCTGGTCGCTGGGCTGTTGATAACTTCATACAGTCGGCACTTACGAAGATTCATTTCGGGGATGCGTCAGTCCTTCACCGTCGATACGAAGACATTGCAACCCATCCCTCGGAAATGTTGTCTGATATCAAGAAATGGTTGGACGTGCCCGGCCAGCTCAGCCGTGATGAGAAAAAAGGATTGATAAGAGGGTATAAAAACCATGCAGTATCAGGTAACAAAATGAGGTGGGAGGATACAAAAATAGAGCTGGACGAGAAATGGAAGAGGAACCTATCTGAGAACGAAAAAAATATGGTATGGTTTGTGGCGGGCTGGCTTGCAACTTTGTACGGATACGAGAGATAG
- a CDS encoding NAD-dependent epimerase/dehydratase family protein — protein sequence MTYLITGGAGFIGSHLADRLIENGHRVRVLDDLSTGRRENIAHLEGRDEFTLTTGSVLDEDVLDREIGAADRVVHLAAAVGVKRILDRPVETIHTNVDGTKNVLQRAAEEDKKVLAASTSEVYGKAMQENEDLEALSETDNWTLGATGKRRWAYACTKAMDEFLAQAYHDEYGLPVTCVRFFNTAGPRQSGQYGMVIPTFVERALSGQPLDIHGDGTQTRCFTHIDDAVRAVVQLLDTPAAEGEVVNVGQPTEISINDLAERVLALTGSNADVRHVPYEEVYGDGFEDMKRRTPDCSKLADLTGYEPQRTVDDILRDVIEEVGAAKDEEAGAVA from the coding sequence ATGACATATTTAATCACGGGGGGCGCCGGATTTATCGGGAGCCACCTTGCCGATCGCCTCATCGAAAACGGGCACCGTGTGCGGGTCCTCGACGACCTCTCGACGGGGCGCCGAGAAAACATTGCCCACCTGGAAGGCCGCGACGAGTTTACGCTGACGACCGGGAGCGTTCTCGACGAGGATGTCCTGGACCGAGAAATCGGCGCTGCTGATCGGGTCGTCCACTTGGCGGCGGCGGTGGGCGTGAAGCGCATTCTGGATCGGCCGGTGGAGACGATCCACACCAACGTCGATGGCACGAAAAATGTGCTCCAGCGGGCCGCCGAGGAGGACAAAAAGGTTCTGGCGGCCTCCACCTCCGAGGTCTACGGGAAGGCCATGCAGGAGAACGAAGACCTCGAGGCCCTTTCGGAGACGGACAACTGGACCCTCGGGGCGACCGGCAAACGGCGCTGGGCATACGCGTGCACGAAGGCAATGGATGAGTTTCTGGCCCAGGCCTACCACGACGAGTACGGCCTTCCGGTGACCTGCGTCCGCTTCTTCAACACGGCGGGCCCGCGGCAGTCCGGACAGTACGGCATGGTGATCCCGACGTTCGTCGAACGGGCCCTGAGCGGACAGCCCCTCGATATCCACGGAGACGGCACCCAGACGCGCTGCTTTACCCACATCGACGATGCGGTTCGGGCGGTCGTCCAACTCCTGGATACGCCGGCGGCTGAGGGGGAGGTGGTCAACGTCGGACAGCCGACGGAGATCTCCATTAACGACCTAGCCGAGCGGGTCCTGGCGCTCACGGGTTCGAACGCGGACGTCCGGCACGTGCCCTACGAAGAGGTCTATGGCGACGGGTTCGAAGACATGAAGCGCCGGACGCCGGACTGCTCAAAGCTTGCTGACCTCACCGGATACGAACCCCAACGCACCGTCGACGACATCCTGCGTGACGTGATCGAGGAGGTGGGAGCAGCGAAAGACGAGGAAGCTGGGGCTGTCGCGTAA